attaccgACCAAAATTTTACtcaaatttttttccttttttgatttttgatgcaaatttttttattctaagtttttttttcggatgcaaatttttttgtctctcaaatttttgtttctaattttttctcgtcaaaaaattttctctctccaaaatttCTTTTAGAAACTTTTTTCTAAAATcggaaaacaacaaaaaaattactaaaaatggaagaaaaaaacGGTCGGGAGATCGACCGTAGGGAGCCCCTCCCTACGGTCAACCGTAAATTAGCGATACCCAAAAAAAACTTGGGTGAGGACAGGACAGTCCCTGGATTTCTGCCGCGTGGAAGCCTGTGCAGATGAACGCTCGCGGAGAAAAGGCCGCTTGGCTCGTTCCGTGCTGGGCGCTCAGCTCTCAATTCTTCTTGTCCATCGAGAGTCGCTGCATCTCATCGGCGCGCGcctacgccgccgcctgccgggtGCCGGCCTGGTGATCTTGTGATCTTTATCTATGCCCGGACTGGCCATGTCATGTGCATAGTCACATTGTGTCGGTGTCACGGTGTGATGAATTGATTAAACTTCTTTTTGTCTCTGGCTTCGTTCAAACCAAAAGAAAAAACGAATACTTGGTGACTGACTGATGTCAGCACTCAGCACCATGAGCAACTGACATGAAAATCCAGCACGGTGTTTGCACGGACTTTGTATTCCGAACGAGCGCATACAGCCCAGTTTGTTTCAGCCCGGAGTTTGTGACTGGTGAGCCCAGCTCTtgcgtttttttctttttttttggaacagtGGTTCTAGAGTTTATTTGACTTTAGCTTACTCCTGGGCGAGTTACCCCACTACTATTTCACTCTGGTTTTCGCCCTATGTAGCATGGAGTATAACCCACGGCAAATGTATGCTTATGAAAAAAAAGGTAACTGAAGAATTAAGAACAATCTGAGTTTGTGCTGAATAAGATAATATTGGATGATGTACAAACAATTCATTCAGGACTTCCAGGCCCAAACAATTACTACAGAGTAGGAGGTTGATTTACAAAAAATCCATCTATCAAGTACATTGCATAGATACACGCCCATGTATATCGGGCGGGCACAGTTcctgaggctgcggcggcgctgctgctgctgctgacatGCCCATGTTTCCAGAGCACCTCCACCTGGCCACCCCGACGCACGCATGgatgccatgcacggccctgaAGACGACATGGAAAGTAACATGAGACAGGAACGCTAAAACGTAGCTAGATCGATGGCACGCATGCACCGCCGCGGCTCTCGTGCGGCAGGCAGTTACCACGGCGTTTTTCTTACCTGGCTTTTCTATCTCATCAGAGCACCATGTCCTTGATGAGATCGAAATGCGGGTAGCCGCCGTCCTCCGACGCGCGGCGGCTGTCCTGGACGGCGAGATCCTTGACTGCGTTGTCGTCGtccggcgaggccgccggcggcggcactgcaggcgccgccgctgcggctgcTGACGACGACGATTCGCCAgctgcagcggcgccgccgTAGAGGCGGACCTTGCCGGGCATGGCCTGCATGGCGAGGTCGATCCGGCGCGCGAAGGAGAGGGGCGCGGCAGGGGACGGCGGGAGGCCGTGGAGCGGCACGGGGTCGTTCTCACCCCTGAGCTCGGCGGGGAAGTGCGCGAAGAAGCAGACCCGGCGCGGGCAGCGCAGGCCGGCCTCGCACATGACGGTGCGGAACCGCGCCGGGTGCAGCCAGAGCTCGAAGACGCCGTGCGCGTACCGGCAGCGGAGGCCGCGCACGCAggacggcgccgcccccgtccGCGCcaggttctgctgctgctgcgactcGCGGAACGCCGGGCAGCTGACGGCGAGGTAGGAGAAGCTGCgcgggtcgcggcggcgggcgcgctccCCCTTGTGGGCGTACGGGCACGCCGTCCAGTCGTGGTTGCCCGCCTGCGGGCACCGCTGCACCTTGTACACGTACACCCAGAAcgcgtccgccatggccgcccacAGCCGGTGCCCGCGGTGCGCCCACGCGTACCACGTCGTGGGGTCGCTcgggtccgcgccgccgctgcacgccgCCCACCCTCGGCACCTATCCGCAGACATATCCATCTATCTCAACAATTCCGTATGCTCACCCACGTACactagctatatatatataatctacCGACTTGTACACTAGTACATACGATGATCTGTCACCGGATTAGCTAGCTAGGTTAGCACGGAGATCTAGGAAGAGATAGATCAGCAGGAAGCCGTGCGTGGTGTTTTTGTGCTTCGAGTGATGGCTACTTGCTGGCTTATCTACTGTGGCTCTTCTTCTTGCATTGCAATGGTTTTGAGACCTATAGCTACGGTTTTATTTTTTACTTTCTAccacgatatatatatatatatgcggtAGGTGATTTGTTTGTGTACATGAAAATCTATATGCCCCGATGCCTGTATTTATAGGGGATCAGACGTAGTACTTTGGGGCTGTACCCATGTAGCTTTAAGATGCTGTAGACTTTATTTTAGGTGTTGGATATATCTCAGATGACATGTACATACATCTACATTCTGGACCCTTCTCCCGGCAGATTTGCTTTTTGTAAGAGACTATATGTATTTCCATGTCACCAGTGGTGGGTAAAGGGTGGCCACGTAGGAGACATTTGTCCCATGCCATTGTACGATAGGGATCGGATCAACCATGAGGGATTGTGTGTGTGTACTGCGTGGCAATTGTGCTGGCTGAGTTCGCCTATAATTAAAGCAACCAAATGAGCTCTAATGAATATACACAATACAAGTCTCACACTGATGAATATTACACCAATGCACAACTTACCCATATGAGCACCTCCGTATATCTTGAGATTGACCAAGTCACCACATTATTCTGACATGTGAAAAAAATAATAGATACGAATGAGACCTCCACCAATCAACCCTTTTCATTATAATGAAATATACCATTGGGAATAATAAAATGTCAAGAAATATGGGAATACATACACTGGAAAAAAAGATAGATCTAGCATGGAAGGCTGATTACAAAATAGATGCATCAATGGATAAAACTTACTTCAAGGACATGACATAGGGAGGAATAAAAATGTGGAGTGAGATTGACCACCAGGCCGGAAGTTAGAACCTTGAATGAAAATAATAGATCTTAACTGTGATCACATCACAACGACATCGAGTGAGCGATGGTGCTATAAGCATGAGAGTGGGAGATAGTACATACCTGAGAGAGCTCGAAGAGCGTTATGGCGACCTTCATTTCGAAGCATTGTGGTATCGACGTTTTGTGATTGATACCACCTATGCATACAAGAGCGATTCATGGAAGGGAGCGGTTGGGCTGCGCGCTATTTATAGCCGCGGGCTAGTGGCAAGATGTCTATGCCACCATCACATTGACGTGTGTATGCGTGTCGCTATCGATAATGTAGTTTGCGTGTTACATAATTTGCACGACTGGTGACAACTGTATTATAGAGAGCACACTAATAATGCAATAAACTATAGAAGTACAATAAATCATGGCAATCCTACGACAGAAATAATTACTTGCACCTCTTGGTGATTCCTTTTTTCGATCAAGTGTTTTGTCCTAGCAACTATCGTTGTGCTGTCATACCATAAAAAGTTTATCCATTTGTGATACGGGCTTAAATATTCGTATATTCAGCCAAGTTAATATTTAAATAGAGAAACTCCATTTTACTCCCCTCGTCCATTCACTTTGTCCACTTAACCCCTTAGCAAAATTTAGACTTAACTTACTCCCCCTTACATAGGGCATCATCATATCATATTATAAGTTACATTGCAAAATTTGAAGTTAAAATTCCACTTGtacatagaaaaataaaaagacaaATCTCAGTAGGGGGTAGATTGGACCAATAGAAATAGTGTATAGTGTAGGGAAGTAATTAAATTGAGCCTCAATTTTGTTCAAGGAGTTTAAGTGGACAAAGCGAATTGTTGAAGGGAATAATATAAAATGGTCTTTTTCCTATTTAAATTGACTATTCTATACTTATCCTCTCCAAGTTATACTATAAATTTAACATTGCTATTTTCACATCAAATCGATTGTGAGTTGTTAGGATATGAAATGGACCCAATAACTTTTATAAATAATGTTAACATTTTTATTTTCACATCAAATCGACAGTGAGTTGTTATTAAGATATGAGATGGACCCAATAACtttaattaaattaattttaCTGATCCTAGTTCCATGCATATAATAACAGCATTGCCACGCATGGAAATAAAAATGAAGTATCaaatggccgtgtttggttaggatTCCATGGAATTAAGATATGAGATGGACCCAATAACTTTAATTAACGCATGACTGTATATATAGTTCGTGTGTCATATCCACGTCGGATTATTGCATGTTGTCTCCGAAAACCAGCCGGTGTCCCCGGGCGGGCTCCTGGTTGTGGCCTAAATAAAGATACTTTTCACCCCAGACAAACAAAACTGCTCTCCGTTATCATTATTGCTAAAATACACTGCTTTACACATCAACAGTGCCACGCATGTATGCCTCCATGTACGCGTGTGCAGGCTGCCAGAGATGGCATGCACCGCCTGCATTTGCTTATCCGGCACTGCAAGCTAACCAGATGCCTTGTTGCGTGATCGATCAATCGCTCGAGAAGGAAGAATAAAAGATGGTAACTTATTGCTAGCCGGCTTACGTTTTTCCGATCCATGCATGCATCTGTTGATCTAAAAAAACTGTAGCGGGATGGCGTGAAAGCTAGCTAGCGTCCGTCGATCGTGGGAAACAGCTAGCAGCAAAAccgcgggccgggccggggaAACGGCAGCGCGCGTCCACTGCCGCCGCACCGTCGCGTGCATGCATGCCTGCCGGCCGGGAAGTACAAGTgtctggccggcggcggcatgcagGCCTCGCCTcgtctcgccggcggcggcagggatcGGATCTCGGAGGCGAGGAAGAAGGCCGCCCGCTCTCCCTCTTGGCGCAGGCGAGGACGAAAATTAATTGAATGCCGACGTGGTCGCCATCTGCATCATGCAATGCATGCATCATGAGCTATAGATGgagacgtcgtcgtcgtcccgtCGCGTGCAGCCAGGATCTATCGTCGGATCGGAGATggcgagcgccgcgccgcgcaggccCGGGGGCGACGATGCGGCCGTAATGGCGTTGGCGGCTTCCGCCGGTTTCCGTTGGGCAAGCCGACAACAGACACCAGCACTTGGGGCGCGGCGGATGCATGCATGCGTTCGGACGGGGGAGTAGGCGATGATGCCACACGCCATGGATGCATCCGCTGGGAGGCCAGCCTTTCCTCATGTTGGGCTGGCTCATGGTGTGAGCTAGTAGTTGGGTCCAACCCAACAACCCACCACGCTCTGGGCCAGCATG
This portion of the Panicum virgatum strain AP13 chromosome 2N, P.virgatum_v5, whole genome shotgun sequence genome encodes:
- the LOC120662966 gene encoding zinc finger CCCH domain-containing protein 10-like, with product MDMSADRCRGWAACSGGADPSDPTTWYAWAHRGHRLWAAMADAFWVYVYKVQRCPQAGNHDWTACPYAHKGERARRRDPRSFSYLAVSCPAFRESQQQQNLARTGAAPSCVRGLRCRYAHGVFELWLHPARFRTVMCEAGLRCPRRVCFFAHFPAELRGENDPVPLHGLPPSPAAPLSFARRIDLAMQAMPGKVRLYGGAAAAGESSSSAAAAAAPAVPPPAASPDDDNAVKDLAVQDSRRASEDGGYPHFDLIKDMVL